Below is a genomic region from Methanobacterium sp..
CCAGATTTTGGATTTTGATAACTGGACATCGATACACAGTCTATACCAATACATCTGACATTTTTAAGGTTTTTTCTTATAAAGTAAATAACTTCTGGGGACATTCCTGGATTTTGAGTTAGATATTCCTCCGGATCATCACTGTGGAATTTTTCAAATCCAGTACGGAATAAAATGCAGTCTGCATCATTAAAATCCAGTTTAGATATATCCCATATTTTTACAAGCTCATTTGGACCTTTTGGAATATCCACAATTAAAGGGTTATTAAAAACCAGTTCATCAGGCGGGTACTCCAAGATTATCTTACCATCTTCCACAAAATGACCTGGAGCATCTACATGTGTTCCAGAATGATTTTCAACATTTATTAAGTACGTATTATAACCTTTCCCATCTACAATCTGGTTATTGTGAACCATTTCTGGCTCCTTTAAACCTATATGAACAGGAGAAGTTTCTTCCAGCGCGTAAGAAAGTGTTATATATCCCATAATTTTCATCTCCTTAACTCAAAAGTTGAATTTTAAATTTTTAAGTTGATTCATAAATTAAATACCAACTTAACCTTTAATTTACAGGTATTAAAAGCATAAATTTGTTTTTAACTCCATTTTATACTTTAAAATATCACCAATATAATTTTTATCATTATCATTACAGGGCAATATTCCAGTTTTTAAAGAATAGATGTCACTAATTAACCTTTATTAACATCATTATGAATTTCAAACATTCCATTTTTAGATAAAGACACCAAAAGCAATTTTTTAAATTAGTAAATAATAAATTTTAATAAAAATATATAGATAATTAATAAAGTTAAGGAGAGTGAATTTATGGCAATGTTTATGGCACACCTGACCCATCCTGTTGAAGCATGTTACCTTGTTAGTGAAGAGACTAAAAAGAAACTTAAGGAGCATTCCAGCAAAAGAGAAGAACTCGCTAAAAAACATGAAATTAAAATAATATCTGCAGTGTATCCCCCACTGGAACACGAAATATTTTATATAATAGAAGCACCATCTTTCAGGAATGTGGAACTGTATTTAAGAGAAATGGGCTTTGCATTATACAACAAAATCAAGATAAGACATGTACAATCAATGGAAAAAGCTTTAGATAGGCTGCAAGAGTTATAATTAGATTTTTAAATAAATACTCCCTTATTTTTTTAAATCAGTAGAATTTATCCAAAAAATAAGATCAAAAAACAGTTTTTAAAAGATAAGAAGTGGTGTTCAATCTTCTTACTCTTTAAACAACTTCATTTTTCATTATTTCCCTTAAAACAGCCGTTGCATAGCATCCCTTTGGAATTGAAAACTCTACAAGAACTCCTTCATCAGTGGCCTTAGCAGAGGCATCCCATATCTTAAATCTAATCGCACGTCTCAGCCCATGACTTCCAAGTTTAGGCATTTTAGGGACTTTAAATTCTTCTAAAGTAACCCCTTCCCCATCTATAACTTTCTGCTCCATTTCGCCAAGTTCTCCACCGGCAAGTGGGACTTTACTTCCAAAAAGGGGAGCTGTAGGGTGAACTTCAAAGTTTTTTATTCTTTCATCTATGTCATCACCAAATTCATGGACCAGATGTTCCTCATTATCGATGATTATGTCACCTTCAACATACTTATCGATTCCAAGCTTAACCCTCGCACTTACCGCTTTATTGAATAAAAATGACTGGTAAGCGTGGACAAACATTCTCCTTAACGGTTTTGGGAGGCTTGATATAGCACGCCTGTAAGCATGTTCATCTAAAGAATCAATATCTTCGACATTTTTCTTTTTCATTTCCTTTAAAAGGGTTTTAAGCATCATCTTTTCATATCTCATGCTCCCCGGCATTTCTTCCAATGATTCTTCCCATTTTCCCTCATCATACATCTGTCTTGGTTTTTTAATATGCTCCCTCTCCTCGTCATAAGGATTTCCAATATAACAATCAACTGCTTTTTTTAAATCATTTTCGAGTAATGCCTTTCCAACGAGATGGGTATTCGACCTTTTTTTGCCAAACCTCTGCCAGCCGTAGTAATTAGGAACCCCTGTCTTTGAGAGTTCTGCCAGTATTTCAGTTGCTAGTTGACTATCTTTTTCTGGATCTTCTGTATCTCTTATAAGAAGCCTGAATTTATTCCCTACAAGCTGTCCAATCCTTAATTTTTTCTCGTTTTTCATTATCTTGAGTATGTCAACTTTGTACAGCTTGTCTCTTAATTTTTCAATGTCTTCAACTTCGGAGTTTGAAACACACAGCCACTGTCTTGTGACTGCTCGTTTATCTTTCATCCCTGCAAAGCCCATTCTTTTCCTGTCTACGTGCAGTTCACGTGCGACATCCAGCACAACCTCAAGTGTATCTCTTCCAACTTTTTCAATGAAAAACCAGGTGTTATCTCCGGTTCCACTTGGTTCTGATTCTGGTATTTCTTCAACGTAAAAATCTTCGTATATTGTTCTAATTTTTCCACCAATTCCTTTTTGGCAGGTAATATAAGTTTCAGCGTTAAGCATTAGTTTTTCTCCAGATTATTTTTAAATGTAAAAAATTTAAAAATGAGTTTTCTATTACTGTATACTTTTATATAAATAAAAACAATTGGTTAAAATTAATTCAGTTATTTAAATTTCACCGCCGATCCACCAAACGCTTTGGTCTACCCCTGATCTTATAAAATTCAAGACCTTCCGGACCAGTAAAATTAAAGTCCATATTAAATGTGCCATCTGAATATGCCTGCTCCATACCCGGTTT
It encodes:
- the truD gene encoding tRNA pseudouridine(13) synthase TruD — encoded protein: MLNAETYITCQKGIGGKIRTIYEDFYVEEIPESEPSGTGDNTWFFIEKVGRDTLEVVLDVARELHVDRKRMGFAGMKDKRAVTRQWLCVSNSEVEDIEKLRDKLYKVDILKIMKNEKKLRIGQLVGNKFRLLIRDTEDPEKDSQLATEILAELSKTGVPNYYGWQRFGKKRSNTHLVGKALLENDLKKAVDCYIGNPYDEEREHIKKPRQMYDEGKWEESLEEMPGSMRYEKMMLKTLLKEMKKKNVEDIDSLDEHAYRRAISSLPKPLRRMFVHAYQSFLFNKAVSARVKLGIDKYVEGDIIIDNEEHLVHEFGDDIDERIKNFEVHPTAPLFGSKVPLAGGELGEMEQKVIDGEGVTLEEFKVPKMPKLGSHGLRRAIRFKIWDASAKATDEGVLVEFSIPKGCYATAVLREIMKNEVV
- a CDS encoding cyclase family protein, translated to MGYITLSYALEETSPVHIGLKEPEMVHNNQIVDGKGYNTYLINVENHSGTHVDAPGHFVEDGKIILEYPPDELVFNNPLIVDIPKGPNELVKIWDISKLDFNDADCILFRTGFEKFHSDDPEEYLTQNPGMSPEVIYFIRKNLKNVRCIGIDCVSMSSYQNPKSGEEVHVNAFKKSKDFGEPLLLIEDMKLGNVQNENLESIMVVPWQIKGIDSAPCTVLAKVK